The Streptomyces sp. NBC_00510 genomic interval GCTGGAACGCGACCGCGCCGCCGCCGCAGAGCGGCAGCTCCCGAAGGAGTGGCCCCAGGCCGACCGCGGCACGCTGGCCGGCTGAGCCGGCCCGGGACGGCCACCACCGCGCCGCCGCGTCCCGCAGCGCCCGGCGCCGCGCGGACGCGGCCGGGAAGCCCTCTGTGACGCGTTACGCTGAATGGTCACCCTTGCCAGCTCACGAAAGACACCTCTGATGCCTGTCGAGTCGGTCTTCCCCCAGCTCGAGGCCCTGCTGCCGCATGTGCAGAAGCCGATCCAGTACGTCGGCGGGGAACTGAACTCCACCGTCAAGCCCTGGGACGAGTGCGACGTCCGTTGGTCCCTGATGTACCCGGACGCCTACGAGGTCGGGCTGCCCAACCAGGGCGTCATGATCCTCTACGAGGTGCTGAACGAGCGCGAGGGGGTCCTCGCCGAGCGCACCTACAGCGTGTGGCCGGACCTCGAGGCACTGATGCGCGAACACGGCGTGCCGCAGTTCACCGTGGACGCGCACCGCCCGGTCAAGGCCTTCGACGTCTTCGGCCTCAGCTTCTCCACGGAGCTCGGCTACACCAACATGCTCACCGCCCTGGACCTCGCGGGCATCCCGCTGGAGGCCCGGGACCGCACCGAGGACGACCCGATCGTGCTCGCCGGCGGCCACGCGGCCTTCAACCCGGAGCCCATCGCGGACTTCCTGGACGCCGCCGTGATCGGCGACGGCGAGCAGGCCGTCCTGGAGATCACCGACGTGATCCGCGCCTGGAAGGCCGAGGGCCGCCCCGGCGGCCGCGACGAGCTGCTGTTCCGGCTGGCCCGCACCGGCGGGGTGTACGTGCCGAAGTTCTACGACGTGGAGTACCTGGCCGACGGCCGGATCGCCCGCGTCGTCCCCAACCGCTCCGGCGTGCCGTGGCGGGTGTCCAAGCACACCGTCATGGACCTCGACGAATGGCCGTACCCCAAGCAGCCGCTGGTCCCGCTCGCGGAGACGGTCCACGAGCGCATGTCCGTGGAGATCTTCCGCGGCTGCACCCGCGGCTGCCGCTTCTGCCAGGCAGGCATGATCACCCGCCCGGTGCGCGAGCGCAGCATCACCGGCATCGGCGAGATGGTCGACAAGGGCCTGAAGGCCACCGGGTTCGAGGAGGTCGGCCTGCTGTCGCTGTCCTCCGCCGACCACTCCGAGATCGCCGACGTCGCCAA includes:
- a CDS encoding TIGR03960 family B12-binding radical SAM protein, with the translated sequence MPVESVFPQLEALLPHVQKPIQYVGGELNSTVKPWDECDVRWSLMYPDAYEVGLPNQGVMILYEVLNEREGVLAERTYSVWPDLEALMREHGVPQFTVDAHRPVKAFDVFGLSFSTELGYTNMLTALDLAGIPLEARDRTEDDPIVLAGGHAAFNPEPIADFLDAAVIGDGEQAVLEITDVIRAWKAEGRPGGRDELLFRLARTGGVYVPKFYDVEYLADGRIARVVPNRSGVPWRVSKHTVMDLDEWPYPKQPLVPLAETVHERMSVEIFRGCTRGCRFCQAGMITRPVRERSITGIGEMVDKGLKATGFEEVGLLSLSSADHSEIADVAKGLADRYTEDKIGLSLPSTRVDAFNIDLANELTRNGRRSGLTFAPEGGSERIRKVINKMVSEEDLIRTVATAYGNGWRQVKLYFMCGLPTETDEDVLQIADMAKNVIQKGREVTGQNDIRATVSIGGFVPKPHTPFQWAPQLGVEETDARLEKLRDAIRGDRKYGRNIGFRYHDGKPGIIEGLLSRGDRRVGAVIRAVYEDGGRFDGWREHFSYDRWIRMCEKALPEQGVDLAWYTTRERTYEEVLPWDHLDSGLDKDWLWEDWQDALDETEVEDCRWTPCFDCGVCPQMDTHIQIGPTGKKLLPLTVVK